The nucleotide sequence ATATTGAGTTACATTGTAATTATTGTTTCTAACTCCTATGGCACTACCACTACTTTGTGCAGCAGACAAGTTTGATGCGTAATAAATACCTCCATCATTTCCAAAAACTGCTTGATTAGAATTTCCTGGTCTGAATGTCATTGCATGTTGATCTGCATGCACTAACGGAACTGGTAATGTATTAAGTCCTGGGTTGTTAGACCATTTTGAAATTTGTGTCCATGAAGAAGCACTATTTGTAGATCTAAATAAATCTATTCCTCCCACATAAAGAATATTATCGTTTGAAGGATCTACTTCAATCATTAGATCATAAAACGCTTGTCCTCTTGTAAAATCATTTGCAGAAATTCCATTATCAGCATCATTTGGTAATGCAGATGTACTAGTAGATGCAAATCCATTAGTAGTACTATAAATATGTACTGGGCTACTAACTCCTTGAGTAAGAGCGTACATTTTATTTGCATTAGTAGAAGATACTGCTATTTCTACTCTATTAGAATCTGTAAGAGGTGAGCCTCCAGCTTCTGTCCAAGTACTTCCGTTAGTAGAGCTAAATACTCTACCTCCACCTCCACCTCCAATACCTGGTGTTGTTATCGTACCCATCCATAATTTATTATCTGCACCTATTTCAAAGTCATTAGGTATAAAGTTATATGTTGCTCCACTAAAATCAAATTGCATATTAGCAGATTCTACTCTACTCCATGTAGTTCCTCCATTAGTGGATCTATATAAACCAGCTGTTTGTAACCCTAGCCAGTTTGTCGGATTAGATGCATCACCATATACATGAGCTCCAACTCCTACGAATAATTCTGTAGATGAGCCATTGTCCCAAGCAATTATATCATTAACATAATATATTCCAGATAAAAATAAGTTTGATGCGTTAAAATCAAATGTTGTAGCTCCAGCTGGCGGAATATTTATTGCATTCCAAGTATTACCCCCATCTGTTGATTTGTAAACTCCATTACCAACTACATCTCCTGCAGTATATTGTTCTCCTGTACCTACATACCATGTGTTAGAGTTTCTAGGGTCAACAGTTATTGATGTTACAGATAAATTTCCTGGTACGTTTTGTATTCTAGACCATGATGAGGATGCTGAAGTAATATCGTTGTTAACCCAAAGACCTCCACTAACACCTCCAGCAAAAACTCTTCTATTGCTAGTATCATTAGGATCAAAAAGCATCACTCTTGTTCGCCCCCCTACATCATTGGGGCCTCTTTCATCCCAAGAATTTGTACTACTACTCCCTGGTGTAGAGCTAATTACTAAATCTCCTAAATTAGATCCATTAGAACGATTACTCTTAATTTGATTTTGTAACTCTACAAGTTCTCCATCATCTAATTTTCCTGTAGATGGATTTACAGAAAGCTCCCACATTTGTTCATAATATCTGTTTGGAGGAAGTCCCTGTGCTTTACGCTCTTTCTTATTAAGCTTGATAGTTTCTTTAAAGGGGCTGTTTTTAAGTATTTCAGCATGTTTTTCCCTTAACTCTTCTACAGAATACTCTGTATTAGAAGGTGTTTTCGTGGTAAAAATAAAAGCTAATAAAGCTACTATTGTAATAGAGCTTATTAGCCAAAGTAATTTTTTTTTCATTGGTTAGTGTTTAAAATGGTTTGTGTTAAAATTTCCTTAAAGATGTTAAAAAAATGTTTAATCTCTTACAAAGTGCAAGAATTTTCGATGAATTACATTTAAATGACAGAAATTTTCGATGAATTACACTTTTCTATAACATTTCAATAAATTAAATATTCTCTGTTTTGTTATAAAAATATCCTATCTTGTTATAAAAAATATATCATCCATTGTCTTTAATCAAAATTGAAAATTTATCTGTTGCTTTCGGTAAAAGTACTGTTGTAAAATCTATCTCTTTTTCATTGTTCAAAAATGAAATTCTGGGAATTGTAGGCGAATCTGGAAGTGGGAAATCAGTTTCTTCATTAGCCATAATGGGTTTATTACCTAAAGATGTAAGCAAAATAGAGTCAGGGAAAGTTTACTTTGAAAACTCAGATCTAACTAAACTTACTTCTAAAGATCTAGAAGGCATCAGAGGGAAGTTCATTTCTATGATTTTTCAAGAACCTATGAGCTCTCTAAATCCATCGATGACTTGTGGTGAACAAGTTTTGGAAATATTAACTCAACATTCATCTTTAAATAAAACAGAAGCTAAAGCAGAAGTCATTTCCCTTTTTGAAAATGTGAAGCTTCCAACACCAGAGATAACTTATAAAAAATATCCTCATGAAATCTCTGGAGGGCAAAAACAACGTGTAATGATTGCCATGGCCATTGCATGTAATCCAAAAATTTTAATCGCAGATGAACCTACTACAGCATTAGATGTAACTGTTCAAAAAGATATTATTAAACTGCTAAAAACACTACAAGAAAAATATGATATGAGTGTGATTTTTATTTCTCATGATTTATCTCTAGTTTCTGAAATAGCAGATCGTGTCCTGGTAATGTATAAAGGAGAGATTGTAGAACAAGGAACATCAAAAGAGGTTTTTAAATCACCAAAACATATTTATACTAAAGCATTAATAAGCTCTAAACCTTCTTTGAAAAATCGTTTAAAAAGATTACCAACAATAAACGATTATATAAATCATACTATTTCTGATACCATAATTACTCAAGGTGAACGAATCGCAAATCATAAAAAAATATATTCAAAAACACCTTTATTAGAAATTATAAATATTGAAAAAGAATACATT is from Flavobacteriaceae bacterium and encodes:
- a CDS encoding ABC transporter ATP-binding protein, whose product is MSLIKIENLSVAFGKSTVVKSISFSLFKNEILGIVGESGSGKSVSSLAIMGLLPKDVSKIESGKVYFENSDLTKLTSKDLEGIRGKFISMIFQEPMSSLNPSMTCGEQVLEILTQHSSLNKTEAKAEVISLFENVKLPTPEITYKKYPHEISGGQKQRVMIAMAIACNPKILIADEPTTALDVTVQKDIIKLLKTLQEKYDMSVIFISHDLSLVSEIADRVLVMYKGEIVEQGTSKEVFKSPKHIYTKALISSKPSLKNRLKRLPTINDYINHTISDTIITQGERIANHKKIYSKTPLLEIINIEKEYISRSGLFKKSDTFKAVNNVSFKLYEGETLGLVGESGCGKSTLGNAILQLDKATNGHILYKGKDITQLNTKAIRALRKDIQIIFQDPYSSLNPRISIGKAIMEPMIVHKLYSSNTERKTKVIELLERVGLSAEHFNRYPHEFSGGQKQRIGIARTIALQPKLIVCDESVSALDISVQAQVLNLLNELKEKFGFTYIFISHDLSVVKYMSDQLLVMNKGKIEEIGDADKIYESPSKTYTKKLIDAIPKGL